In the genome of Oxalobacter aliiformigenes, one region contains:
- the rbfA gene encoding 30S ribosome-binding factor RbfA — protein MARHSKSIPGRSLRVADQIQRDLSDIIFSELKDPNVGMVTITEVKLTPDYANAKVYFTMLDDDPETVKRTLDSLHHASGFIRMQLGKRLHIHTLPYLSFVYDNSIAQGVALSHLIDVANSERARDDGGEL, from the coding sequence ATGGCAAGACATAGCAAATCGATTCCCGGCCGCAGCTTGCGTGTGGCTGACCAGATCCAGCGCGATCTGTCCGATATCATTTTTTCGGAACTGAAAGATCCGAATGTCGGGATGGTGACGATTACGGAAGTGAAACTCACGCCCGATTATGCGAATGCCAAGGTGTATTTCACGATGCTGGACGATGATCCCGAAACGGTGAAAAGAACGCTGGATAGCTTGCACCATGCATCCGGGTTCATCCGGATGCAGCTGGGCAAGCGGCTTCATATCCATACCCTGCCCTATTTGTCTTTCGTCTATGACAATTCGATTGCGCAGGGTGTGGCGTTGTCCCATCTGATCGACGTGGCCAATTCCGAACGTGCCAGGGACGATGGCGGCGAGCTCTGA
- the truB gene encoding tRNA pseudouridine(55) synthase TruB, whose translation MNDPVSARKKRIDIDGVLLLDKPAGLSSNDALIRVKRIFHAKKAGHTGTLDPFATGLLPLCFGEATKFSQDLLDADKTYETVVHLGVQTTTGDTEGDIVMASEVHGLTRDGIEAVLSRFRGNILQVPPMYSALKRDGKPLYEYARAGLELEREARPVTVHELVLLDCFPPFLTLQVTCSKGTYIRVLGEDIGRALGCGAHLKSLRRTRVGTLTLASAVTLDGLARMAETGDGHPARVLEPVDYLLSSFPSVRLDATQTNRFRNGQRLSAVREAIDVSAGPGRRRVYAAESGVFLGTAQLRSDGVLAPERLVSLARFSEY comes from the coding sequence ATGAATGATCCGGTTTCAGCCAGAAAAAAACGCATCGATATCGATGGTGTGTTGTTGCTGGACAAGCCGGCCGGTTTATCCAGCAACGATGCGCTAATTCGTGTCAAACGGATATTCCATGCCAAGAAGGCTGGCCATACCGGAACGCTGGATCCGTTTGCGACCGGTTTGTTGCCGCTGTGTTTCGGGGAGGCAACCAAGTTTTCACAGGATCTGCTGGACGCTGACAAGACGTATGAAACGGTCGTCCATCTGGGTGTGCAGACGACGACCGGCGACACGGAAGGCGACATTGTCATGGCCAGCGAGGTGCATGGTTTGACAAGGGACGGAATCGAGGCGGTTCTTTCCCGTTTCAGGGGAAACATATTGCAGGTTCCTCCCATGTATTCCGCGCTGAAACGCGACGGCAAGCCTTTGTACGAGTACGCCCGGGCGGGGCTCGAGCTGGAACGGGAAGCACGGCCGGTGACGGTTCATGAACTGGTTCTGCTGGACTGTTTCCCGCCGTTTCTCACGTTGCAGGTGACGTGCAGCAAGGGAACGTATATCCGTGTGCTGGGCGAAGACATCGGCAGGGCTCTCGGATGCGGTGCGCATCTGAAATCTCTCCGCCGGACAAGGGTCGGGACGTTGACGCTGGCTTCCGCCGTGACGCTGGACGGACTGGCAAGGATGGCGGAAACGGGTGACGGCCATCCGGCCAGGGTGCTGGAACCGGTGGATTATCTGCTCTCGTCTTTTCCGTCAGTCAGGCTCGATGCCACACAGACGAACCGGTTCAGAAACGGGCAGCGTCTGTCGGCAGTCCGGGAAGCGATCGATGTGTCTGCCGGGCCGGGCCGTCGCCGTGTTTATGCTGCGGAAAGCGGTGTTTTTCTGGGAACGGCGCAATTGCGTTCCGAT
- the infB gene encoding translation initiation factor IF-2 codes for MAINNVAQFAAELNMPSDVLLKQLRDAGVEKNSINDTLSKEDKDKLLSYLRGAHGVPTGEKRKISLTRKETSEIKQADATGKSRTIQVEVRKKRTFVKRDEQALRSEIEQRKAIPPVIDEAERQRRAEEARRQAELIARQEAELREKQARLAKMEAEKQARLKAEEAARLEVEALKRKEAEQRETERIEMEKRQLAAEEKAAAEAAKKAEMARMAEEAAQAEKARKEAEAQRIKRAEEAERARKAVEDEVAQIKAMMSGTRKVVKQPPKQAPAPAAPQAAAAENRDNAKKTGTLSKPVQQPAAAKPADKKSSSGKPDKKSSADKKAARTAGWQEESGKKRGSGLKTRGGDSQGGREGGWRSNSGGPKGRRHAPVVERESNFHQPTEAIVHDVYVPETITVAELAHKMAVKASEVIKQLMKLGQMVTINQVLDQETAMILVEEMGHRAFAAKIQDVESQLEEIGKNDNAELLPRAPVVTVMGHVDHGKTSLLDYIRRTKIASGEAGGITQHIGAYHVRTERGIVTFLDTPGHEAFTAMRARGAKATDIVILVVAADDGVMPQTKEAIAHAKAAGVPIVVAINKVDKQGANVNRVTQELVAEQVVPEEYGGDSPFVPVSAKTGQGIDSLLENVLLQAEILELKAPVDAMAKGIVIEARLDKGRGPVATVLVQSGTLHRGDVVLAGPEYGRVRAMLDENGKAITEAGPSIPVEIQGLTGVPSAGEEIIVLNDERKAREIGLFRQGKFRDVKLAKQQAAKLENMFDQIAEGEVKTLPLIIKTDVQGSQEALSASLLKLSNDEVRVQVVHAAVGGITETDVNLALASKAVIIGFNTRADAQARHLAETSGVDIRYYNIIYDAIDDVKAAMSGMLAPEKREHALGLVEIRQVIMVSRVGAIAGCFVTEGLVRRGSPVHLLRDNVVIWSGEIDSLKRFKDDVKEVKAGFECGLTLKNYNDIKVGDQIEVYEIQEIARSL; via the coding sequence ATGGCGATTAACAATGTAGCCCAATTTGCTGCCGAACTGAATATGCCTTCCGACGTGCTGTTGAAGCAGTTGCGTGATGCCGGTGTGGAAAAAAATTCAATCAACGACACCTTGAGCAAGGAAGACAAGGATAAACTGCTGAGCTATCTGCGCGGTGCACATGGCGTACCGACAGGAGAAAAGCGTAAAATTTCGTTGACCCGCAAGGAGACGAGCGAAATCAAGCAGGCTGATGCCACCGGCAAATCCCGCACGATCCAGGTTGAGGTCAGAAAAAAACGGACATTTGTCAAACGGGACGAACAGGCTCTCCGTTCGGAAATAGAACAGAGAAAAGCGATTCCTCCGGTCATCGACGAAGCCGAAAGACAGCGGCGTGCAGAGGAAGCGCGCCGCCAGGCCGAACTGATCGCGCGACAGGAAGCCGAATTGCGCGAAAAACAGGCCCGACTGGCGAAAATGGAGGCCGAAAAACAGGCACGCCTGAAAGCGGAAGAAGCAGCGCGGCTCGAGGTGGAAGCGCTGAAACGGAAAGAGGCCGAACAGCGCGAGACTGAACGGATAGAAATGGAAAAACGGCAATTGGCTGCCGAGGAAAAGGCAGCGGCTGAAGCGGCAAAGAAAGCGGAAATGGCAAGAATGGCTGAAGAGGCGGCACAGGCCGAAAAGGCGAGAAAGGAAGCGGAAGCGCAGCGGATCAAACGGGCCGAAGAGGCCGAGCGTGCGCGCAAGGCTGTCGAGGATGAAGTCGCCCAGATCAAGGCCATGATGAGCGGTACCCGGAAAGTCGTCAAACAGCCGCCCAAGCAGGCGCCTGCACCGGCAGCACCTCAGGCGGCCGCGGCTGAAAACAGGGACAATGCGAAAAAAACGGGCACTCTGTCAAAACCGGTACAGCAGCCGGCCGCAGCCAAACCGGCGGACAAGAAATCTTCTTCCGGAAAACCGGACAAGAAATCATCTGCCGACAAGAAAGCGGCCAGAACGGCTGGCTGGCAGGAAGAATCCGGCAAGAAACGCGGTTCCGGCCTGAAAACGCGAGGGGGTGATTCCCAGGGGGGCCGTGAAGGGGGCTGGCGAAGCAATTCGGGCGGGCCGAAAGGACGCCGTCATGCACCGGTCGTCGAGCGCGAAAGCAATTTCCATCAGCCCACAGAGGCTATTGTTCATGATGTCTATGTGCCGGAAACGATCACTGTTGCCGAACTGGCTCACAAGATGGCCGTCAAGGCTTCCGAAGTGATCAAGCAGCTGATGAAACTGGGTCAGATGGTGACCATCAATCAGGTGCTTGATCAGGAAACGGCCATGATTCTGGTCGAGGAAATGGGGCATCGTGCTTTTGCCGCCAAGATTCAGGATGTTGAATCGCAACTGGAAGAAATCGGCAAGAACGACAATGCCGAGCTGTTGCCGCGTGCGCCGGTCGTGACCGTCATGGGCCATGTCGACCACGGCAAGACTTCGCTTCTGGATTACATCCGCCGTACGAAGATCGCTTCCGGTGAGGCGGGCGGTATCACGCAACATATCGGCGCCTATCATGTCAGGACCGAACGCGGTATCGTGACGTTCCTTGATACACCGGGACATGAGGCATTTACGGCCATGCGTGCGCGGGGGGCAAAAGCGACCGATATCGTCATTCTGGTGGTGGCCGCCGACGACGGTGTCATGCCGCAGACCAAGGAAGCGATCGCCCATGCGAAGGCCGCCGGAGTGCCGATCGTAGTCGCGATCAACAAGGTGGACAAACAGGGCGCCAATGTCAATCGCGTGACGCAGGAACTGGTTGCCGAACAGGTCGTACCGGAGGAATACGGTGGCGATTCCCCGTTTGTGCCTGTTTCCGCCAAAACAGGGCAGGGTATCGATTCGCTGCTGGAAAACGTGCTCTTGCAGGCCGAAATTCTGGAACTGAAGGCCCCGGTCGATGCCATGGCGAAAGGAATCGTGATCGAGGCGCGTCTGGACAAGGGGCGCGGACCGGTGGCGACTGTGCTGGTCCAGTCGGGAACACTGCATCGGGGCGATGTCGTACTGGCCGGGCCGGAATACGGCCGCGTCCGTGCCATGCTGGATGAAAACGGCAAGGCCATTACCGAGGCCGGCCCCAGTATTCCGGTCGAAATCCAGGGACTGACGGGTGTTCCGTCCGCCGGGGAGGAAATTATCGTTTTGAACGATGAACGCAAGGCTCGCGAAATCGGCCTGTTCCGTCAGGGCAAGTTCCGTGATGTCAAGCTGGCCAAGCAGCAGGCAGCCAAACTGGAAAACATGTTCGACCAGATTGCGGAAGGCGAGGTCAAGACACTGCCGCTGATTATCAAGACCGACGTTCAGGGATCGCAGGAAGCGTTGTCCGCATCGCTTCTGAAACTGTCCAACGACGAAGTGCGCGTTCAGGTCGTTCATGCTGCCGTCGGCGGCATTACCGAAACGGACGTCAATCTGGCGCTGGCTTCCAAGGCGGTCATTATCGGTTTCAATACCCGTGCGGACGCCCAGGCCCGTCATCTGGCGGAAACGAGCGGTGTCGATATCCGTTATTACAATATCATTTACGACGCGATCGACGATGTGAAAGCGGCCATGTCCGGCATGCTGGCCCCGGAAAAACGCGAACATGCCCTGGGTCTGGTCGAAATCAGGCAGGTCATCATGGTCAGTCGCGTCGGTGCGATCGCCGGCTGTTTCGTGACGGAAGGCCTTGTCCGCCGCGGTTCGCCGGTTCATCTGTTGCGTGACAATGTGGTGATCTGGTCAGGTGAAATCGATTCGCTCAAACGCTTCAAGGATGATGTGAAAGAGGTCAAGGCCGGTTTCGAGTGTGGTTTGACGCTGAAAAATTACAATGACATCAAGGTCGGTGACCAGATCGAGGTGTATGAAATCCAGGAAATTGCCCGTTCCCTGTGA